A region of Diospyros lotus cultivar Yz01 chromosome 3, ASM1463336v1, whole genome shotgun sequence DNA encodes the following proteins:
- the LOC127796702 gene encoding 60S ribosomal protein L14-1: MPFKRYVEIGRVALVNYGKDYGKLVVIVDVIDQNRALVDAPDMVRTQMNFKRLTLTDITIDIKRVPKKKTLIAAMEAADVKNKWENSSWGRKLIVQKRRASLNDFDRFKIMLAKIKRAGVVRQELAKLKKQTAA; the protein is encoded by the exons ATG CCGTTCAAGAGGTACGTGGAGATTGGGAGGGTTGCTCTTGTCAATTACGGCAAGGATTACGGCAAGCTCGTTGTCATTGTTGACGTCATTGATCAAAAtagg GCTCTTGTGGATGCCCCTGACATGGTCCGGACCCAAATGAATTTTAAGAGGCTTACACTCACTGATATCACAATTGACATCAAAAGGGTTCCAAAGAAGAAAACTCTAATTGCTGCAATGGAAGCTGCTG ATGTCAAGAACAAATGGGAGAACAGTTCTTGGGGCAGGAAGCTTATTGTGCAGAAAAGAAGGGCTTCTCTCAATGATTTTGATAGGTTTAAGATTATGCTGGCAAAAATCAAG AGAGCGGGAGTTGTCAGGCAGGAGCTTGCAAAGCTTAAGAAGCAGACTGCAGCCTAA
- the LOC127798167 gene encoding rab GTPase-activating protein 22-like isoform X1: MCTPAGFLMKNSSTAGEVDSRFEVKPECQGDVPKTHFKPRRRKTLSARRWQAAFSKDGHLDIAGVLRRIQRGGIHPSIKGAVWEFLLGCFDPNSTFDERNELRQRRREQYEAWKAECQKMVPFIGSGKFLMTPIVTHDGQPVKDPSIYNNPGDNNDAAGSSDTGLDKKLIGWKLSLHQIGLDVIRTDRSLVFYESESNRAKLWNILAIYAWVDNVIGYVQGMNDICSPMVILMENEADAFWCFERAMRKLRENFRSSASSIGVQSQLHTLAEIIKVIDPKLHQHLEELDGGEYLFALRMLMVLFRRELSFVDALYLWEVMWAMEYNPNIFVLYEESSTRSNVGMEKNVPSRKDYRLLKQYGKFERIRIKTGLTDQSSSLSVFLVASVLEIKNKRLLKEAKGPDDVVKIVGDVTSNLDAKKALKDALKVQKKYLRKAKRS; this comes from the exons ATGTGCACGC CAGCAGGTTTTCTTATGAAGAATTCGTCCACAGCTGGGGAGGTGGACTCtcggtttgaagttaaaccagAATGCCAAGGCGATGTACCCAAGACCCATTTCAAGCCCAGG CGTCGGAAAACTCTTAGTGCAAGAAGATGGCAAGCTGCATTTTCTAAAGATGGTCATTTGGACATTGCAGGCGTACTGAGAAGGATTCAGAGAGGA GGTATTCATCCGTCAATCAAAGGGGCTGTGTGGGAGTTCTTGTTGGGTTGCTTTGACCCAAACAGCACTtttgatgaaagaaatgagctCAGGCAACGTCGGAG GGAGCAGTATGAAGCATGGAAGGCTGAATGTCAGAAGATGGTTCCTTTTATTGGTAGTGGGAAGTTTCTTATGACACCTATAGTTACTCATGATGGTCAACCAGTCAAAGATCCTTCAATCTACAATAATCCAGGAGATAACAATGACGCCGCAGGTAGCAGTGATACTGGTCTAGACAAGAAATTGATCGGGTGGAAGCTTAGCTTGCATCAAATTG GTTTGGATGTCATACGCACTGATCGTTCTCTAGTGTTTTATGAAAGCGAGTCTAATCGGGCAAAGCTTTGGAACATTCTGGCTATTTACGCCTGGGTGGACAATGTTATTGGTTATGTGCAAG GAATGAATGATATTTGCTCTCCAATGGTTATTCTTATGGAAAATGAAGCAGATGCATTTTGGTGCTTTGAGCGGGCAATGCGTAAACTG agagaaaatttcaGGTCCAGCGCAAGTTCTATAGGGGTGCAGTCTCAGTTGCATACTCTTGCagaaataattaaagttattgatCCAAAGCTTCATCAACACCTTG AGGAATTAGATGGTGGGGAATATCTGTTTGCCCTTCGTATGCTGATGGTTCTTTTCCGGAGAGAGTTGTCATTTGTGGATGCTTTGTATCTTTGGGAG GTGATGTGGGCTATGGAATACAATCCCAACATCTTTGTATTATATGAAGAGTCAAGTACTAGATCAAATGTGGGTATGGAGAAGAATGTTCCCTCCAGGAAAGATTATCGGCTGCTGAAGCAGTATGGCAAATTTGAGAGGATAAGAATAAAGACTGGACTGACAGACCAATCTAGTTCTCTTTCTGTTTTCCTTGTTGCAAGTGTCCTTGAAATCAAGAATAAACGACTTCTGAAAGAGGCTAAGGGTCCAGATGATGTCGTTAAG ATTGTTGGTGATGTAACTTCAAATCTGGATGCAAAAAAGGCATTGAAGGATGCACTAAAGGTTCAGAAGAAGTACCTACGCAAG GCAAAACGATCATAG
- the LOC127798167 gene encoding rab GTPase-activating protein 22-like isoform X2: protein MCTPGFLMKNSSTAGEVDSRFEVKPECQGDVPKTHFKPRRRKTLSARRWQAAFSKDGHLDIAGVLRRIQRGGIHPSIKGAVWEFLLGCFDPNSTFDERNELRQRRREQYEAWKAECQKMVPFIGSGKFLMTPIVTHDGQPVKDPSIYNNPGDNNDAAGSSDTGLDKKLIGWKLSLHQIGLDVIRTDRSLVFYESESNRAKLWNILAIYAWVDNVIGYVQGMNDICSPMVILMENEADAFWCFERAMRKLRENFRSSASSIGVQSQLHTLAEIIKVIDPKLHQHLEELDGGEYLFALRMLMVLFRRELSFVDALYLWEVMWAMEYNPNIFVLYEESSTRSNVGMEKNVPSRKDYRLLKQYGKFERIRIKTGLTDQSSSLSVFLVASVLEIKNKRLLKEAKGPDDVVKIVGDVTSNLDAKKALKDALKVQKKYLRKAKRS from the exons ATGTGCACGC CAGGTTTTCTTATGAAGAATTCGTCCACAGCTGGGGAGGTGGACTCtcggtttgaagttaaaccagAATGCCAAGGCGATGTACCCAAGACCCATTTCAAGCCCAGG CGTCGGAAAACTCTTAGTGCAAGAAGATGGCAAGCTGCATTTTCTAAAGATGGTCATTTGGACATTGCAGGCGTACTGAGAAGGATTCAGAGAGGA GGTATTCATCCGTCAATCAAAGGGGCTGTGTGGGAGTTCTTGTTGGGTTGCTTTGACCCAAACAGCACTtttgatgaaagaaatgagctCAGGCAACGTCGGAG GGAGCAGTATGAAGCATGGAAGGCTGAATGTCAGAAGATGGTTCCTTTTATTGGTAGTGGGAAGTTTCTTATGACACCTATAGTTACTCATGATGGTCAACCAGTCAAAGATCCTTCAATCTACAATAATCCAGGAGATAACAATGACGCCGCAGGTAGCAGTGATACTGGTCTAGACAAGAAATTGATCGGGTGGAAGCTTAGCTTGCATCAAATTG GTTTGGATGTCATACGCACTGATCGTTCTCTAGTGTTTTATGAAAGCGAGTCTAATCGGGCAAAGCTTTGGAACATTCTGGCTATTTACGCCTGGGTGGACAATGTTATTGGTTATGTGCAAG GAATGAATGATATTTGCTCTCCAATGGTTATTCTTATGGAAAATGAAGCAGATGCATTTTGGTGCTTTGAGCGGGCAATGCGTAAACTG agagaaaatttcaGGTCCAGCGCAAGTTCTATAGGGGTGCAGTCTCAGTTGCATACTCTTGCagaaataattaaagttattgatCCAAAGCTTCATCAACACCTTG AGGAATTAGATGGTGGGGAATATCTGTTTGCCCTTCGTATGCTGATGGTTCTTTTCCGGAGAGAGTTGTCATTTGTGGATGCTTTGTATCTTTGGGAG GTGATGTGGGCTATGGAATACAATCCCAACATCTTTGTATTATATGAAGAGTCAAGTACTAGATCAAATGTGGGTATGGAGAAGAATGTTCCCTCCAGGAAAGATTATCGGCTGCTGAAGCAGTATGGCAAATTTGAGAGGATAAGAATAAAGACTGGACTGACAGACCAATCTAGTTCTCTTTCTGTTTTCCTTGTTGCAAGTGTCCTTGAAATCAAGAATAAACGACTTCTGAAAGAGGCTAAGGGTCCAGATGATGTCGTTAAG ATTGTTGGTGATGTAACTTCAAATCTGGATGCAAAAAAGGCATTGAAGGATGCACTAAAGGTTCAGAAGAAGTACCTACGCAAG GCAAAACGATCATAG
- the LOC127798167 gene encoding rab GTPase-activating protein 22-like isoform X3, with product MKNSSTAGEVDSRFEVKPECQGDVPKTHFKPRRRKTLSARRWQAAFSKDGHLDIAGVLRRIQRGGIHPSIKGAVWEFLLGCFDPNSTFDERNELRQRRREQYEAWKAECQKMVPFIGSGKFLMTPIVTHDGQPVKDPSIYNNPGDNNDAAGSSDTGLDKKLIGWKLSLHQIGLDVIRTDRSLVFYESESNRAKLWNILAIYAWVDNVIGYVQGMNDICSPMVILMENEADAFWCFERAMRKLRENFRSSASSIGVQSQLHTLAEIIKVIDPKLHQHLEELDGGEYLFALRMLMVLFRRELSFVDALYLWEVMWAMEYNPNIFVLYEESSTRSNVGMEKNVPSRKDYRLLKQYGKFERIRIKTGLTDQSSSLSVFLVASVLEIKNKRLLKEAKGPDDVVKIVGDVTSNLDAKKALKDALKVQKKYLRKAKRS from the exons ATGAAGAATTCGTCCACAGCTGGGGAGGTGGACTCtcggtttgaagttaaaccagAATGCCAAGGCGATGTACCCAAGACCCATTTCAAGCCCAGG CGTCGGAAAACTCTTAGTGCAAGAAGATGGCAAGCTGCATTTTCTAAAGATGGTCATTTGGACATTGCAGGCGTACTGAGAAGGATTCAGAGAGGA GGTATTCATCCGTCAATCAAAGGGGCTGTGTGGGAGTTCTTGTTGGGTTGCTTTGACCCAAACAGCACTtttgatgaaagaaatgagctCAGGCAACGTCGGAG GGAGCAGTATGAAGCATGGAAGGCTGAATGTCAGAAGATGGTTCCTTTTATTGGTAGTGGGAAGTTTCTTATGACACCTATAGTTACTCATGATGGTCAACCAGTCAAAGATCCTTCAATCTACAATAATCCAGGAGATAACAATGACGCCGCAGGTAGCAGTGATACTGGTCTAGACAAGAAATTGATCGGGTGGAAGCTTAGCTTGCATCAAATTG GTTTGGATGTCATACGCACTGATCGTTCTCTAGTGTTTTATGAAAGCGAGTCTAATCGGGCAAAGCTTTGGAACATTCTGGCTATTTACGCCTGGGTGGACAATGTTATTGGTTATGTGCAAG GAATGAATGATATTTGCTCTCCAATGGTTATTCTTATGGAAAATGAAGCAGATGCATTTTGGTGCTTTGAGCGGGCAATGCGTAAACTG agagaaaatttcaGGTCCAGCGCAAGTTCTATAGGGGTGCAGTCTCAGTTGCATACTCTTGCagaaataattaaagttattgatCCAAAGCTTCATCAACACCTTG AGGAATTAGATGGTGGGGAATATCTGTTTGCCCTTCGTATGCTGATGGTTCTTTTCCGGAGAGAGTTGTCATTTGTGGATGCTTTGTATCTTTGGGAG GTGATGTGGGCTATGGAATACAATCCCAACATCTTTGTATTATATGAAGAGTCAAGTACTAGATCAAATGTGGGTATGGAGAAGAATGTTCCCTCCAGGAAAGATTATCGGCTGCTGAAGCAGTATGGCAAATTTGAGAGGATAAGAATAAAGACTGGACTGACAGACCAATCTAGTTCTCTTTCTGTTTTCCTTGTTGCAAGTGTCCTTGAAATCAAGAATAAACGACTTCTGAAAGAGGCTAAGGGTCCAGATGATGTCGTTAAG ATTGTTGGTGATGTAACTTCAAATCTGGATGCAAAAAAGGCATTGAAGGATGCACTAAAGGTTCAGAAGAAGTACCTACGCAAG GCAAAACGATCATAG